CTGCTGGCCCTGCGCTATGCAGCCGATGCGGAGTGCAAGCCGCTGGAGGAAATTGCGCCGCCGCTGTCGTCGGACATGGGCAGCACCGGCATCGGCGATTAGCGCAAAACTTGGAGCGGGCGAGTCACAGACTGCAGGTTCTGAAGCCAAAAAAGCCGTCATCGCGGCCGGGCAGCGCAAAGCCCCTGCGGCGTGGCGAGCGCAGCCGCGCGCGGGTCGCGAACGAGGCGCCCCGCAGCACGCGCGCCCGGCCGAATGCCGGCGTCGGGTCGAACTCGCTGCCCCCGCTCCAAGGATCGGCCCGGAAACCGGGCCATGGCTGCAGCGTGCCCGCGGTCCATTCATGCACGTCGGCCCAGCGAAAGCCTCGCCTTGCCGCCGTGTGCGCTGCAATCTCCCATTCGACTTCGGTCGCGATGCGCCGTCCGGCCCAGCGCGCCCAGGCGTCGGCCTCCCACCAGCTCAGGTGCACCGCGCTGTGGTGCCCGGCCGCGCGCACGGTCGCACCGAAACGTTGCTGCAGCACCGAGCCGCCGGTGCCGTGGCGCGCAGCACCGATCTGCTCGACATGGCGCGGCCCGCGGCGTCCGTCGATCTGCGCATCCAGCCAGCGCCAGCCTTGCGGATGCCAGAGCTCCTCGCGGTCGTAGCCGCCTTCGTCGACAAACTCGATGTACTGGTTCCAGGTCACGGGCTGGGCATCGATTTCGAATTCGGGCACGTCGACCCGTTGCAGCCCCTGGTCCTGCGCGAATGCAAACCCGCAACCCTCCGGTTGGCCAAGCTCCCACTGTGTAGCGGGCAGCAGCAGGGGCTCGCGCGTGACGGCCATAGGCATCTGCTCGATGCCCAGGGCCAGTCCCAGCGTCTGCGCCATCACGATGAACTGCTCGCCGCGCAGGTCTTCATGCAAGAGCGCGAGGCGGTAGAAGTACAGGCCCGGGTCGGTCTCGGCCGCATGCTCGAGCAGCTCGAGGGTACTTTCCAGCGTTTCGAGCAGGTAGGCCTTGGTCTGCCCGAGGTCCGGCAGGCCGGGCGACCAGAGTTGCTCCCGCGTGGCCTGTGCCGGGTTCCACCAGTTGTCGGCGTGGGGGTCGATGGCCGCGAGCCGGGTCGGCCGCACCGGGCAATCGGCGCCGAAGGCACGCTGGGTGTTGCGTCCGATCCACCATTCGGCAAACCAGCCGATGTGCCCGGCCAGCCAGACCGGCGGCACCACGCCTTCGTCTTCGGTGCGCGCCACCGAGAGCGCCGAGGAACCCAGCGCCTCTTCGTAAAGCGACAGCAGGTGCAGCGTGTGGTTGCGCGCGTCGATAAGGGCCAGCGACAGCAGTTCGCGGCCCGCGCGCTGCATGTCGGGTGAATCGATCGAATGCGGCAGGGAGAGCGGCGCAGCCATTGCCTCATTATGGTGCTCAGGGAAACCCCCCGATAGGCATCGACGGCCGCCCGGCATGGCGGGCGTTAACATCGCAGGCTTTGTGCGGAGTGCCCTCAGGGCCGCACATTTTCGTCATCTGGTCGGGAGACTCCCCCTTGTCCGCACTTCTCAAGTTTTCGTTCTGGATGGACTGGATCAGCAGCCAGCTCGGCAAGGTCGCCGCGTTCACGGTGCTCTCCGCGGCGCTGATTTCCGCTGGCAACGCCTTCGTTCGCTTCGGCCTCAATACCAGCTCCAATGCCTGGCTCGAAATCCAGTGGTACCTGTTCGCCGCCACGGTCATGCTCGGCGCGCCGGTGGTGCTCAAGCTCAACGAGCACGTGCGCGTGGACATCATCTACGGCAAGCTTAAGGGCCATGGGCCGGTCTACGTGGACCTTTTCGGCCTGCTCTGTTTCCTGCTGCCGGTGATGGGCATCATCGCCTGGCTCAGCTGGCCGCTCTTCTACAGCATGCTGCTGTCGGGCGAAATGTCGAACAATTCGGGCGGACTGATCCGCTGGCCCGCCATGATGCTGCTGCCGCTGGGCTTTGCCTTGATGTTCCTGCAGGGCGTGTCGGAGGTGATCAAGCGCATCGCCTACCTGAAGGGCCTGATCCAGATGGACACGCACTACGAAAAGCCGGTGCAGTGAACTGGCACCACCCCCGAAGAACGGGCATCGCTTCGGTTGCCTGGCGAATGACCGGTAGCGCAGCGAACAAATAGAACTACAGGACAGCACAGATATGCAGATGGAAAACTTTGCGCCGATCATGTTCGGCGGGCTGGTGCTGATCATGCTGATCGGCTTCCCGGTGGCGTTCTCGCTGGCGGCGCTGGGCATGGCCTCCGGTTTCTTCGCGATCCAGATGGGCTGGTTCCCGGCGGTGTTCATGGAGAACCTGCCGATCAACATCTTCGGCATTCTGTCGAACGACCTGTTGCTGGCGATCCCG
The Variovorax paradoxus genome window above contains:
- a CDS encoding TRAP transporter small permease subunit, with translation MSALLKFSFWMDWISSQLGKVAAFTVLSAALISAGNAFVRFGLNTSSNAWLEIQWYLFAATVMLGAPVVLKLNEHVRVDIIYGKLKGHGPVYVDLFGLLCFLLPVMGIIAWLSWPLFYSMLLSGEMSNNSGGLIRWPAMMLLPLGFALMFLQGVSEVIKRIAYLKGLIQMDTHYEKPVQ
- a CDS encoding SUMF1/EgtB/PvdO family nonheme iron enzyme — its product is MAAPLSLPHSIDSPDMQRAGRELLSLALIDARNHTLHLLSLYEEALGSSALSVARTEDEGVVPPVWLAGHIGWFAEWWIGRNTQRAFGADCPVRPTRLAAIDPHADNWWNPAQATREQLWSPGLPDLGQTKAYLLETLESTLELLEHAAETDPGLYFYRLALLHEDLRGEQFIVMAQTLGLALGIEQMPMAVTREPLLLPATQWELGQPEGCGFAFAQDQGLQRVDVPEFEIDAQPVTWNQYIEFVDEGGYDREELWHPQGWRWLDAQIDGRRGPRHVEQIGAARHGTGGSVLQQRFGATVRAAGHHSAVHLSWWEADAWARWAGRRIATEVEWEIAAHTAARRGFRWADVHEWTAGTLQPWPGFRADPWSGGSEFDPTPAFGRARVLRGASFATRARLRSPRRRGFALPGRDDGFFGFRTCSL